The Apodemus sylvaticus chromosome 5, mApoSyl1.1, whole genome shotgun sequence genome has a segment encoding these proteins:
- the Hrh3 gene encoding histamine H3 receptor isoform X4, with the protein MGLGASTWGAFCIPLYVPYVLTGRWTFGRGLCKLWLVVDYLLCASSVFNIVLISYDRFLSVTRAVSYRAQQGDTKRAVRKMALVWVLAFLLYGPAILSWEYLSGGSSIPEGHCYAEFFYNWYFLITASTLEFFTPFLSVTFFNLSIYLNIQRRTRLRLDGGREAGPEPPPDAQPSPPPAPPSCAPPNCWGCWPKGHGEAMPLHRYGVGEAGPGVEAGEAALGGGSGGGAAASPTSSSGSSSRGTERPRSLKRGSKPSASSASLEKRMKMVSQSITQRFRLSRDKKVAKSLAIIVSIFGLCWAPYTLLMIIRAACHGHCVPDYWYETSFWLLWANSAVNPVLYPLCHYSFRRAFTKLLCPQRLKVQPHGSLEQCWK; encoded by the exons ATGGGGCTTGGCGCTTCGACCTGGG GTGCCTTCTGCATCCCATTGTATGTACCCTATGTGCTGACCGGCCGTTGGACCTTTGGCCGGGGCCTCTGCAAGCTGTGGCTGGTGGTAGACTACCTACTGTGTGCCTCCTCAGTCTTCAACATCGTGCTGATCAGCTATGACCGATTCCTGTCAGTCACTCGAGCT GTCTCCTACCGGGCCCAGCAGGGAGACACAAAACGGGCCGTCCGGAAGATGGCACTGGTGTGGGTGCTGGCCTTCCTGCTCTATGGGCCCGCCATCTTGAGTTGGGAGTACCTGTCCGGTGGCAGCTCCATCCCCGAGGGCCACTGCTATGCTGAGTTCTTCTACAACTGGTACTTTCTCATCACGGCCTCCACCCTCGAGTTCTTCACACCCTTCCTTAGCGTCACCTTCTTCAACCTCAGCATCTACCTGAACATCCAGAGACGTACCCGCCTTCGGCTTGACGGGGGCCGAGAGGCCGGTCCAGAACCCCCACCTGATGCCCAGCCCTCACCACCTCCGGCTCCTCCCAGCTGCGCTCCGCCCAACTGCTGGGGCTGCTGGCCCAAAGGGCACGGGGAGGCCATGCCATTGCACAGGTATGGGGTGGGTGAGGCAGGCCCCGGTGTTGAGGCTGGGGAGGCTGCCCTCGGGGGTGGCAGTGGTGGGGGCGCTGCTGCCTCGCCCACCTCCAGCTCCGGCAGCTCCTCGAGGGGCACTGAGAGGCCGCGCTCACTCAAAAGGGGCTCCAAGCCATCGGCGTCATCGGCCTCCTTGGAGAAGCGCATGAAGATGGTGTCCCAGAGCATCACCCAGCGCTTTCGGCTGTCGCGGGACAAGAAGGTGGCCAAGTCGCTGGCCATCATCGTGAGCATCTTTGGGCTCTGCTGGGCCCCGTACACGCTCCTCATGATCATCCGAGCCGCTTGCCATGGCCACTGCGTCCCTGACTACTGGTACGAGACatccttctggcttctgtgggccaACTCGGCCGTCAACCCTGTCCTCTACCCTCTGTGCCACTACAGCTTCCGCAGAGCCTTCACCAAGCTCCTCTGCCCCCAGAGGCTCAAGGTCCAGCCCCATGGCTCCCTGGAGCAGTGCTGGAAGTGA
- the Hrh3 gene encoding histamine H3 receptor isoform X2 — protein MGLGASTWGGFSGVRPWERSSRNLRMVGAGEVPRLPGRKTGSDCFPIGAFCIPLYVPYVLTGRWTFGRGLCKLWLVVDYLLCASSVFNIVLISYDRFLSVTRAVSYRAQQGDTKRAVRKMALVWVLAFLLYGPAILSWEYLSGGSSIPEGHCYAEFFYNWYFLITASTLEFFTPFLSVTFFNLSIYLNIQRRTRLRLDGGREAGPEPPPDAQPSPPPAPPSCAPPNCWGCWPKGHGEAMPLHRYGVGEAGPGVEAGEAALGGGSGGGAAASPTSSSGSSSRGTERPRSLKRGSKPSASSASLEKRMKMVSQSITQRFRLSRDKKVAKSLAIIVSIFGLCWAPYTLLMIIRAACHGHCVPDYWYETSFWLLWANSAVNPVLYPLCHYSFRRAFTKLLCPQRLKVQPHGSLEQCWK, from the exons ATGGGGCTTGGCGCTTCGACCTGGGGTGGCTTCTCAGGGGTTCGGCCTTGGGAGAGGAGCTCTAGAAACCTTAGGATGGTGGGCGCGGGCGAAGTTCCTCGCCTCCCGGGCCGCAAGACCGGGTCTGA CTGCTTTCCCATAGGTGCCTTCTGCATCCCATTGTATGTACCCTATGTGCTGACCGGCCGTTGGACCTTTGGCCGGGGCCTCTGCAAGCTGTGGCTGGTGGTAGACTACCTACTGTGTGCCTCCTCAGTCTTCAACATCGTGCTGATCAGCTATGACCGATTCCTGTCAGTCACTCGAGCT GTCTCCTACCGGGCCCAGCAGGGAGACACAAAACGGGCCGTCCGGAAGATGGCACTGGTGTGGGTGCTGGCCTTCCTGCTCTATGGGCCCGCCATCTTGAGTTGGGAGTACCTGTCCGGTGGCAGCTCCATCCCCGAGGGCCACTGCTATGCTGAGTTCTTCTACAACTGGTACTTTCTCATCACGGCCTCCACCCTCGAGTTCTTCACACCCTTCCTTAGCGTCACCTTCTTCAACCTCAGCATCTACCTGAACATCCAGAGACGTACCCGCCTTCGGCTTGACGGGGGCCGAGAGGCCGGTCCAGAACCCCCACCTGATGCCCAGCCCTCACCACCTCCGGCTCCTCCCAGCTGCGCTCCGCCCAACTGCTGGGGCTGCTGGCCCAAAGGGCACGGGGAGGCCATGCCATTGCACAGGTATGGGGTGGGTGAGGCAGGCCCCGGTGTTGAGGCTGGGGAGGCTGCCCTCGGGGGTGGCAGTGGTGGGGGCGCTGCTGCCTCGCCCACCTCCAGCTCCGGCAGCTCCTCGAGGGGCACTGAGAGGCCGCGCTCACTCAAAAGGGGCTCCAAGCCATCGGCGTCATCGGCCTCCTTGGAGAAGCGCATGAAGATGGTGTCCCAGAGCATCACCCAGCGCTTTCGGCTGTCGCGGGACAAGAAGGTGGCCAAGTCGCTGGCCATCATCGTGAGCATCTTTGGGCTCTGCTGGGCCCCGTACACGCTCCTCATGATCATCCGAGCCGCTTGCCATGGCCACTGCGTCCCTGACTACTGGTACGAGACatccttctggcttctgtgggccaACTCGGCCGTCAACCCTGTCCTCTACCCTCTGTGCCACTACAGCTTCCGCAGAGCCTTCACCAAGCTCCTCTGCCCCCAGAGGCTCAAGGTCCAGCCCCATGGCTCCCTGGAGCAGTGCTGGAAGTGA
- the Hrh3 gene encoding histamine H3 receptor isoform X3, producing the protein MERGPPDGLMNASGALAGEAAAAGGARGFSAAWTAVLAALMALLIVATVLGNALVMLAFVADSSLRTQNNFFLLNLAISDFLVSYRAQQGDTKRAVRKMALVWVLAFLLYGPAILSWEYLSGGSSIPEGHCYAEFFYNWYFLITASTLEFFTPFLSVTFFNLSIYLNIQRRTRLRLDGGREAGPEPPPDAQPSPPPAPPSCAPPNCWGCWPKGHGEAMPLHRYGVGEAGPGVEAGEAALGGGSGGGAAASPTSSSGSSSRGTERPRSLKRGSKPSASSASLEKRMKMVSQSITQRFRLSRDKKVAKSLAIIVSIFGLCWAPYTLLMIIRAACHGHCVPDYWYETSFWLLWANSAVNPVLYPLCHYSFRRAFTKLLCPQRLKVQPHGSLEQCWK; encoded by the exons CCGCTGTCCTGGCTGCGCTCATGGCGCTGCTCATCGTGGCCACAGTGCTGGGCAACGCGCTGGTCATGCTCGCCTTCGTGGCGGATTCGAGCCTCCGCACCCAAAACAACTTCTTTCTTCTTAACCTCGCCATCTCCGACTTCCTC GTCTCCTACCGGGCCCAGCAGGGAGACACAAAACGGGCCGTCCGGAAGATGGCACTGGTGTGGGTGCTGGCCTTCCTGCTCTATGGGCCCGCCATCTTGAGTTGGGAGTACCTGTCCGGTGGCAGCTCCATCCCCGAGGGCCACTGCTATGCTGAGTTCTTCTACAACTGGTACTTTCTCATCACGGCCTCCACCCTCGAGTTCTTCACACCCTTCCTTAGCGTCACCTTCTTCAACCTCAGCATCTACCTGAACATCCAGAGACGTACCCGCCTTCGGCTTGACGGGGGCCGAGAGGCCGGTCCAGAACCCCCACCTGATGCCCAGCCCTCACCACCTCCGGCTCCTCCCAGCTGCGCTCCGCCCAACTGCTGGGGCTGCTGGCCCAAAGGGCACGGGGAGGCCATGCCATTGCACAGGTATGGGGTGGGTGAGGCAGGCCCCGGTGTTGAGGCTGGGGAGGCTGCCCTCGGGGGTGGCAGTGGTGGGGGCGCTGCTGCCTCGCCCACCTCCAGCTCCGGCAGCTCCTCGAGGGGCACTGAGAGGCCGCGCTCACTCAAAAGGGGCTCCAAGCCATCGGCGTCATCGGCCTCCTTGGAGAAGCGCATGAAGATGGTGTCCCAGAGCATCACCCAGCGCTTTCGGCTGTCGCGGGACAAGAAGGTGGCCAAGTCGCTGGCCATCATCGTGAGCATCTTTGGGCTCTGCTGGGCCCCGTACACGCTCCTCATGATCATCCGAGCCGCTTGCCATGGCCACTGCGTCCCTGACTACTGGTACGAGACatccttctggcttctgtgggccaACTCGGCCGTCAACCCTGTCCTCTACCCTCTGTGCCACTACAGCTTCCGCAGAGCCTTCACCAAGCTCCTCTGCCCCCAGAGGCTCAAGGTCCAGCCCCATGGCTCCCTGGAGCAGTGCTGGAAGTGA
- the Hrh3 gene encoding histamine H3 receptor isoform X5, which yields MALVWVLAFLLYGPAILSWEYLSGGSSIPEGHCYAEFFYNWYFLITASTLEFFTPFLSVTFFNLSIYLNIQRRTRLRLDGGREAGPEPPPDAQPSPPPAPPSCAPPNCWGCWPKGHGEAMPLHRYGVGEAGPGVEAGEAALGGGSGGGAAASPTSSSGSSSRGTERPRSLKRGSKPSASSASLEKRMKMVSQSITQRFRLSRDKKVAKSLAIIVSIFGLCWAPYTLLMIIRAACHGHCVPDYWYETSFWLLWANSAVNPVLYPLCHYSFRRAFTKLLCPQRLKVQPHGSLEQCWK from the coding sequence ATGGCACTGGTGTGGGTGCTGGCCTTCCTGCTCTATGGGCCCGCCATCTTGAGTTGGGAGTACCTGTCCGGTGGCAGCTCCATCCCCGAGGGCCACTGCTATGCTGAGTTCTTCTACAACTGGTACTTTCTCATCACGGCCTCCACCCTCGAGTTCTTCACACCCTTCCTTAGCGTCACCTTCTTCAACCTCAGCATCTACCTGAACATCCAGAGACGTACCCGCCTTCGGCTTGACGGGGGCCGAGAGGCCGGTCCAGAACCCCCACCTGATGCCCAGCCCTCACCACCTCCGGCTCCTCCCAGCTGCGCTCCGCCCAACTGCTGGGGCTGCTGGCCCAAAGGGCACGGGGAGGCCATGCCATTGCACAGGTATGGGGTGGGTGAGGCAGGCCCCGGTGTTGAGGCTGGGGAGGCTGCCCTCGGGGGTGGCAGTGGTGGGGGCGCTGCTGCCTCGCCCACCTCCAGCTCCGGCAGCTCCTCGAGGGGCACTGAGAGGCCGCGCTCACTCAAAAGGGGCTCCAAGCCATCGGCGTCATCGGCCTCCTTGGAGAAGCGCATGAAGATGGTGTCCCAGAGCATCACCCAGCGCTTTCGGCTGTCGCGGGACAAGAAGGTGGCCAAGTCGCTGGCCATCATCGTGAGCATCTTTGGGCTCTGCTGGGCCCCGTACACGCTCCTCATGATCATCCGAGCCGCTTGCCATGGCCACTGCGTCCCTGACTACTGGTACGAGACatccttctggcttctgtgggccaACTCGGCCGTCAACCCTGTCCTCTACCCTCTGTGCCACTACAGCTTCCGCAGAGCCTTCACCAAGCTCCTCTGCCCCCAGAGGCTCAAGGTCCAGCCCCATGGCTCCCTGGAGCAGTGCTGGAAGTGA
- the Hrh3 gene encoding histamine H3 receptor isoform X1: protein MERGPPDGLMNASGALAGEAAAAGGARGFSAAWTAVLAALMALLIVATVLGNALVMLAFVADSSLRTQNNFFLLNLAISDFLVGAFCIPLYVPYVLTGRWTFGRGLCKLWLVVDYLLCASSVFNIVLISYDRFLSVTRAVSYRAQQGDTKRAVRKMALVWVLAFLLYGPAILSWEYLSGGSSIPEGHCYAEFFYNWYFLITASTLEFFTPFLSVTFFNLSIYLNIQRRTRLRLDGGREAGPEPPPDAQPSPPPAPPSCAPPNCWGCWPKGHGEAMPLHRYGVGEAGPGVEAGEAALGGGSGGGAAASPTSSSGSSSRGTERPRSLKRGSKPSASSASLEKRMKMVSQSITQRFRLSRDKKVAKSLAIIVSIFGLCWAPYTLLMIIRAACHGHCVPDYWYETSFWLLWANSAVNPVLYPLCHYSFRRAFTKLLCPQRLKVQPHGSLEQCWK, encoded by the exons CCGCTGTCCTGGCTGCGCTCATGGCGCTGCTCATCGTGGCCACAGTGCTGGGCAACGCGCTGGTCATGCTCGCCTTCGTGGCGGATTCGAGCCTCCGCACCCAAAACAACTTCTTTCTTCTTAACCTCGCCATCTCCGACTTCCTCGTGG GTGCCTTCTGCATCCCATTGTATGTACCCTATGTGCTGACCGGCCGTTGGACCTTTGGCCGGGGCCTCTGCAAGCTGTGGCTGGTGGTAGACTACCTACTGTGTGCCTCCTCAGTCTTCAACATCGTGCTGATCAGCTATGACCGATTCCTGTCAGTCACTCGAGCT GTCTCCTACCGGGCCCAGCAGGGAGACACAAAACGGGCCGTCCGGAAGATGGCACTGGTGTGGGTGCTGGCCTTCCTGCTCTATGGGCCCGCCATCTTGAGTTGGGAGTACCTGTCCGGTGGCAGCTCCATCCCCGAGGGCCACTGCTATGCTGAGTTCTTCTACAACTGGTACTTTCTCATCACGGCCTCCACCCTCGAGTTCTTCACACCCTTCCTTAGCGTCACCTTCTTCAACCTCAGCATCTACCTGAACATCCAGAGACGTACCCGCCTTCGGCTTGACGGGGGCCGAGAGGCCGGTCCAGAACCCCCACCTGATGCCCAGCCCTCACCACCTCCGGCTCCTCCCAGCTGCGCTCCGCCCAACTGCTGGGGCTGCTGGCCCAAAGGGCACGGGGAGGCCATGCCATTGCACAGGTATGGGGTGGGTGAGGCAGGCCCCGGTGTTGAGGCTGGGGAGGCTGCCCTCGGGGGTGGCAGTGGTGGGGGCGCTGCTGCCTCGCCCACCTCCAGCTCCGGCAGCTCCTCGAGGGGCACTGAGAGGCCGCGCTCACTCAAAAGGGGCTCCAAGCCATCGGCGTCATCGGCCTCCTTGGAGAAGCGCATGAAGATGGTGTCCCAGAGCATCACCCAGCGCTTTCGGCTGTCGCGGGACAAGAAGGTGGCCAAGTCGCTGGCCATCATCGTGAGCATCTTTGGGCTCTGCTGGGCCCCGTACACGCTCCTCATGATCATCCGAGCCGCTTGCCATGGCCACTGCGTCCCTGACTACTGGTACGAGACatccttctggcttctgtgggccaACTCGGCCGTCAACCCTGTCCTCTACCCTCTGTGCCACTACAGCTTCCGCAGAGCCTTCACCAAGCTCCTCTGCCCCCAGAGGCTCAAGGTCCAGCCCCATGGCTCCCTGGAGCAGTGCTGGAAGTGA